Proteins from a genomic interval of Neoarius graeffei isolate fNeoGra1 chromosome 24, fNeoGra1.pri, whole genome shotgun sequence:
- the si:ch211-117c19.1 gene encoding myogenesis-regulating glycosidase, protein MYQIVPATAGDIGLGGMREYMPPKKRVDRRGRQLIASSLFGAVLVIAAVAAWCYYFVSLRKADLLKTELLELNKDGFVIHSQAGAVIFRMAFRSGSLDLDSCSKEGRILSCSRSSGGKLNFFIETVRPKDTVMCYRVRWEELDVYRAVEHAMAYNGSHWYGGAESWSQHWPIVFAGNQEPKPFITSDVSSNQPDFGGILERYWLSSNATAIKINDSVPFHLGWDENSKMLRFQARYDNSPYKPDPALPVHAELSYRVCVGYDVTSIHKYMVRRYFNKPNKVPSEAVFRWPIWSTWALHKTEVDQEKLLTYASEIQAHGFNCSHLELDDRYTISYGEFEFDPVKFPNATRMFQKLRNDGFEVTLWTHPFVNYNSTNFGVGVERGLFVREPTGELPALIRWWNGIGGILDFTNPETREWYASHLRALKNKYVIASFKFDAGETSYLPQQFRTFMPLHDPSVFTRRYSEMAIPFSDRAELRAGYQSQNISCFFRITDRDSVWGYGLGLKSIIPTVLTVSILGYQFVLPDMIGGNAYPNRTEGNRGLPDRELYIRWLELLAFMPTMEFSIPPWLYDDEVVEIARKFTRLHETLVAPRVLELAGEVLDTGDPIIRPLWWIAIGDEAAYKIDSQFLIGDDLMVAPVLEPGKQERDIYLPAGRWRSYKGELFDKGPMHLTDYPVDLDEIAYFVWSG, encoded by the exons ATGTACCAAATTGTACCAGCGACAGCTGGGGATATTGGCCTTGGTGGCATGCGCGAGTACATGCCGCCAAAGAAAAGAGTGGATCGGCGTGGACGTCAGCTGATTGCATCAAGCTTGTTTGGGGCAGTGCTAGTCATTGcagcagtggcagcttggtgCTATTATTTTGTGTCTCTCCGTAAGGCAGATCTGCTGAAGACTGAACTGCTAGAACTCAACAAAGATGGCTTTGTCATCCACAGTCAAGCTGGAGCAGTCATCTTCCGAATGGCATTTAG GTCAGGTTCCCTTGATTTGGACTCGTGCTCGAAGGAAGGCAGAATTCTGAGTTGCAGCCGATCCAGTGGAGGAAAGCTTAATTTCTTCATTGAAACTGTGAGACCCAAGGACACAGTGATGTGTTACCGTGTGCGCTGGGAGGAGCTTGATGTGTACCGTGCTGTAGAACATGCCATGGCCTATAATGGCTCTCACTGGTATGGTGGGGCAGAGTCCTGGTCCCAGCACTGGCCGATTGTTTTTGCGGGAAACCAGGAACCCAAACCTTTCATTACTAGTGATGTCAGTTCGAATCAGCCAGATTTTGGGGGCATCCTGGAGCGCTACTGGCTCTCTTCCAATGCAACTGCTATCAAAATCAATGACTCGGTCCCTTTCCATCTTGGCTGGGATGAGAACAGCAAGATGCTGCGATTCCAGGCACGGTACGACAACAGTCCATATAAGCCTGACCCTGCACTGCCTGTCCATGCTGAGCTGAGCTATCGGGTTTGTGTTGGGTATGATGTCACTTCTATACATAAATACATGGTCCGTCGTTATTTTAACAAACCCAATAAAGTTCCTTCAGAGGCGGTTTTTAGGTGGCCAATTTGGTCCACATGGGCCTTGCACAAGACTGAAGTGGACCAGGAGAAGCTACTGACCTATGCGTCTGAGATTCAAGCACATGGCTTCAACTGCAGTCATCTGGAGCTGGATGATCGATATACGATAAGCTATGGAGAGTTCGAATTTGATCCAGTCAAGTTCCCTAATGCAACTCGTATGTTTCAGAAACTTAGAAATGATGGGTTTGAAGTCACCCTCTGGACCCATCCCTTTGTGAACTACAACTCCACTaactttggagttggagtggaaaGGGGGCTCTTTGTGCGAGAACCTACTGGCGAGTTGCCTGCCTTGATTCGGTGGTGGAATGGTATTGGTGGCATTTTAGATTTCACCAATCCAGAAACCCGCGAGTGGTATGCCTCACACCTCCGTGCCTTAAAGAACAAATACGTGATAGCTTCCTTCAAGTTTGATGCTGGGGAAACCAGCTACCTGCCCCAGCAGTTCAGAACCTTCATGCCCCTGCATGATCCCAGTGTATTCACTCGCCGCTACAGCGAGATGGCGATCCCCTTCAGTGACCGTGCTGAACTGCGTGCTGGGTATCAATCCCAGAACATCTCCTGCTTCTTCCGGATCACTGACCGTGACTCAGTCTGGGGCTACGGCCTGGGGCTCAAGTCAATCATCCCTActgtgctaactgttagcattctAGGTTACCAGTTTGTTCTCCCAGACATGATTGGTGGAAATGCTTACCCAAACCGCACTGAAGGAAATCGGGGACTCCCTGACCGGGAGCTCTACATCCGCTGGCTGGAACTGCTAGCATTTATGCCAACTATGGAGTTCTCCATCCCACCATGGCTGTATGACGATGAGGTTGTAGAGATCGCTAGGAAGTTTACAAGACTTCATGAGACCCTGGTGGCCCCTCGAGTGCTCGAACTTGCTGGAGAAGTGTTGGACACTGGAGATCCTATCATTCGCCCTCTGTGGTGGATCGCTATAGGCGATGAGGCTGCCTACAAAATCGATTCACAGTTTCTCATAGGGGACGACCTTATGGTAGCACCAGTTCTTGAGCCAGGCAAGCAAGAGAGAGATATTTACCTCCCAGCAGGCAGATGGAGGAGCTACAAGGGTGAACTTTTTGACAAAGGGCCGATGCATCTTACTGACTACCCTGTGGACTTGGATGAGATTGCCTACTTTGTGTGGTCAGGATGA